TTCGTCCCTTTTCGGTTCGGGCTTCGACCGGAAGAAAACCGCTTTCCCAGGCGAATGTGCCGAGCGCGATATCCGCTGCATCCGGCGTGAAGGCGGTACACGCCTGGCAGGCCGAAGCCAGTGAGAGCCCTTCCGGAAACCGGAGCTCATCCGCCTGGATCGCCTGGCAAAACGCTTCGGCCGGATCACCGGAAACAGTTCCGGAAAACGTTTGATAATCCCTGTTGGAGAAAGCTCCCCCGCAATCCATGCCCACCAGGATCACTTCTTCGAGGCTTCCCTGATGCAGCTTCGCCCGTTCGATGGCGGCCCGGATTTCGCAGGGCCTGAGACATGCGACCAGAAAGGCGCCTGTCGGTTTTCGGGCAAGCTTGCTCAGGAGTTGCGCCGCATTGAGTGGAAAGCAGGGCGAAACGGGATCGATCGCTTCGATTCGCTCCGGATCGGAAACCATGCCCGGCATGATCATCCGCGCTCCGGGTGTGCGAAGCGGCGCCATGACGGCATCGACATCGTCAAGAGCGAGCAGCAGCCGCAACAGGTTGCGCACGGCGCCTGGAACATTTCCTTTCTCCAACGGAAGTTTTCGGATCATTTCCATCTTTTCCCCCTTTTTGGGAACATTAGAATCCCACAACGTTCCGCATACCGGTCGGCCCGAGTTCCCGCACCTGACGGGTGATGTTGTGCATGATTTCAACGAATCGGATGCCGTCGCTCGCTCCGATCCAGGTCAGCCGGAGCCGGTTGCGGTCAAATCCGAAACGCGGCAGGATTTCCTGCAGCAGTTTCATCCGCCTTCTGGCCTTGAAATTGCCGTTGATGTAATGGCAATCCCCCGGATGACATCCGCTGACCAGAACGGCATCGGCTCCCTCCAGCAGCGCCTTGATCACGTATTGCGGATCTACCATTCCGGTGCACATCACCCGGATCAGGCGGATGTTTTTCGGATATTCGAGCCGGGATGTCCCCGCCAGGTCGGCAGCGGTATAGGTGCACCAGTTGCAGACGAACGCCACGATGGTTGGTTCATAGATTTCCATGACCGCTTCCTTTCGTTCAGAAGATACTTTTGATGGACTCGTAAAAAGTCGGGGACTCTCTCTTGACCCGCGGGAGGGCGGGTGAATTTTGCTCAGCATCGGAAAAACGCTGCAGCCCGATCTCGTAGAATCGGGCGGATGGTCAAAACCACAATGATGGTTTGCTGTAATACAACAGATTGTTTTTCAAGGGAAAATACCTGAAGCTCGTCCGCCC
This Desulfatirhabdium butyrativorans DSM 18734 DNA region includes the following protein-coding sequences:
- a CDS encoding Coenzyme F420 hydrogenase/dehydrogenase, beta subunit C-terminal domain, whose product is MIRKLPLEKGNVPGAVRNLLRLLLALDDVDAVMAPLRTPGARMIMPGMVSDPERIEAIDPVSPCFPLNAAQLLSKLARKPTGAFLVACLRPCEIRAAIERAKLHQGSLEEVILVGMDCGGAFSNRDYQTFSGTVSGDPAEAFCQAIQADELRFPEGLSLASACQACTAFTPDAADIALGTFAWESGFLPVEARTEKGRRFLERLHLENAGMEVCEKRNVVVSDIRDRRIAFRDAMFEKTRAAVDSPEKLAAYFSNCVLCTNCRVACPICYCRECVFMTDVFDHEPLQYRNWSRKSGAIRLPRDVLFFHLTRLVHMSTGCVGCGQCSNACPNDIGVTELFCTIAAGSQQAFGYFSGRSIDEPPPMTVFETSEFPEVVG
- a CDS encoding hydrogenase iron-sulfur subunit encodes the protein MEIYEPTIVAFVCNWCTYTAADLAGTSRLEYPKNIRLIRVMCTGMVDPQYVIKALLEGADAVLVSGCHPGDCHYINGNFKARRRMKLLQEILPRFGFDRNRLRLTWIGASDGIRFVEIMHNITRQVRELGPTGMRNVVGF